In the genome of Meles meles chromosome 2, mMelMel3.1 paternal haplotype, whole genome shotgun sequence, one region contains:
- the MMAA gene encoding methylmalonic aciduria type A protein, mitochondrial isoform X1, translating to MIKEGYSKQKEHRGQWPGESQITLSQKNNPVFSAVTNRMNIPMLLPHSHRSFLKGLLRTPFHRHRFIFHSSTHLGSGISCAQSFNSLGLHCTKWMLLSNGLKRKLCVQTALKEHTEELSDKEQRFVDKLYTGLIQGHRACLAEAITLIESTHKRKKELAQVLLQKVLVYHREQEQINKGKPLAFRVGLSGPPGAGKSTFIEYFGKMLTERGHKLSVLAVDPSSCTSGGSLLGDKTRMTELSRDMNAYIRPSPTSGTLGGVTRTTNEAILLCEGGGYDIILIETVGVGQSEFAVADMVDMFVLLLPPAGGDELQGIKRGIIEMADLVAITKSDGDLIVPARRIQAEYVSALKLLRKRSEVWRPKVIRISARSGEGISEMWDKMREFQDLMLASGELTAKRQRQQKVWMWNLIQESVLEHFRTHPTIREQIPVMEKKVLSGALSPGLAADVLLKTFKSRD from the exons ggAGTCACAAATCACATTGAGCCAAAAAAATAATCCAGTGTTTTCTGCAGTTACAAACAGAATGAATATTCCCATGCTACTGCCACATTCTCACCGGAGTTTCCTAAAAGGCCTTTTAAGAACACCTTTCCATCGTCACCGCTTCATCTTTCACTCAAGTACTCATCTCGGATCAGGAATCTCTTGTGCTCAGTCGTTTAATTCTCTTGGACTCCATTGTACAAAATGGATGCTGCTGTCAAATggtttaaagagaaaattatgtgTACAAACAGCCTTAAAGGAACACACAGAAGAACTTTCTGATAAAGAACAAAGATTTGTGGATAAACTTTACACCGGTTTAATCCaagggcacagagcctgcttagcAGAGGCCATAACTCTCATAGAATCAACCcacaagaggaaaaaagagtTAGCCCAGGTGCTTCTTCAGAAAGTATTAGTCTACCACAGGgaacaagaacaaataaataagggaaaaCCACTAGCATTTCGAGTgg GATTGTCTGGGCCCCCTGGTGCTGGAAAATCAACCTTTATAGAGTATTTTGGAAAAATGCTTACTGAGAGAGGGCACAAATTATCTGTGCTAGCTGTGGACCCTTCTTCTTGTACTAGTGGTG GATCACTCTTAGGTGATAAAACCCGAATGACTGAGTTATCAAGAGATATGAATGCGTACATCAGGCCGTCTCCTACCAGTGGTACTTTAGGAGGTGTAACAAGGACCACAAATGAAGCTATTCTATTGTGTGAAGGAGGGGGATATGACATCATTCTTATTGAAACCGTAG GCGTGGGCCAGTCGGAGTTTGCCGTTGCAGATATGGTTGACATGTTTGTTTTACTGTTGCCACCAGCAGGAGGAGATGAATTGCAG ggTATCAAGAGAGGTATAATTGAGATGGCGGACCTGGTGGCCATCACGAAATCTGACGGAGATTTGATTGTGCCGGCTCGAAGGATACAGGCAGAGTACGTGAGCGCCCTGAAGTTACTCCGCAAGCGCTCCGAAGTCTGGAGACCCAAG GTAATTCGTATCTCCGCCAGAAGCGGAGAGGGCATCAGTGAAATGTGGGATAAAATGAGAGAGTTCCAGGACCTCATGCTCGCCAGTGGGGAGCTGACAGCCAAGCGGCAGAGGCAGCAGAAAGTTTGGATGTGGAATCTCATTCAGGAAAGTGTGTTAGAACATTTCAGGACCCATCCTACCATCCGGGAACAGATTCCCGTTATGGAAAAAAAGGTTCTTAGTGGGGCCCTGTCCCCAGGACTAGCAGCAGACGTGTTgttgaaaacttttaaaagcagAGACTAA
- the MMAA gene encoding methylmalonic aciduria type A protein, mitochondrial isoform X2, whose translation MNIPMLLPHSHRSFLKGLLRTPFHRHRFIFHSSTHLGSGISCAQSFNSLGLHCTKWMLLSNGLKRKLCVQTALKEHTEELSDKEQRFVDKLYTGLIQGHRACLAEAITLIESTHKRKKELAQVLLQKVLVYHREQEQINKGKPLAFRVGLSGPPGAGKSTFIEYFGKMLTERGHKLSVLAVDPSSCTSGGSLLGDKTRMTELSRDMNAYIRPSPTSGTLGGVTRTTNEAILLCEGGGYDIILIETVGVGQSEFAVADMVDMFVLLLPPAGGDELQGIKRGIIEMADLVAITKSDGDLIVPARRIQAEYVSALKLLRKRSEVWRPKVIRISARSGEGISEMWDKMREFQDLMLASGELTAKRQRQQKVWMWNLIQESVLEHFRTHPTIREQIPVMEKKVLSGALSPGLAADVLLKTFKSRD comes from the exons ATGAATATTCCCATGCTACTGCCACATTCTCACCGGAGTTTCCTAAAAGGCCTTTTAAGAACACCTTTCCATCGTCACCGCTTCATCTTTCACTCAAGTACTCATCTCGGATCAGGAATCTCTTGTGCTCAGTCGTTTAATTCTCTTGGACTCCATTGTACAAAATGGATGCTGCTGTCAAATggtttaaagagaaaattatgtgTACAAACAGCCTTAAAGGAACACACAGAAGAACTTTCTGATAAAGAACAAAGATTTGTGGATAAACTTTACACCGGTTTAATCCaagggcacagagcctgcttagcAGAGGCCATAACTCTCATAGAATCAACCcacaagaggaaaaaagagtTAGCCCAGGTGCTTCTTCAGAAAGTATTAGTCTACCACAGGgaacaagaacaaataaataagggaaaaCCACTAGCATTTCGAGTgg GATTGTCTGGGCCCCCTGGTGCTGGAAAATCAACCTTTATAGAGTATTTTGGAAAAATGCTTACTGAGAGAGGGCACAAATTATCTGTGCTAGCTGTGGACCCTTCTTCTTGTACTAGTGGTG GATCACTCTTAGGTGATAAAACCCGAATGACTGAGTTATCAAGAGATATGAATGCGTACATCAGGCCGTCTCCTACCAGTGGTACTTTAGGAGGTGTAACAAGGACCACAAATGAAGCTATTCTATTGTGTGAAGGAGGGGGATATGACATCATTCTTATTGAAACCGTAG GCGTGGGCCAGTCGGAGTTTGCCGTTGCAGATATGGTTGACATGTTTGTTTTACTGTTGCCACCAGCAGGAGGAGATGAATTGCAG ggTATCAAGAGAGGTATAATTGAGATGGCGGACCTGGTGGCCATCACGAAATCTGACGGAGATTTGATTGTGCCGGCTCGAAGGATACAGGCAGAGTACGTGAGCGCCCTGAAGTTACTCCGCAAGCGCTCCGAAGTCTGGAGACCCAAG GTAATTCGTATCTCCGCCAGAAGCGGAGAGGGCATCAGTGAAATGTGGGATAAAATGAGAGAGTTCCAGGACCTCATGCTCGCCAGTGGGGAGCTGACAGCCAAGCGGCAGAGGCAGCAGAAAGTTTGGATGTGGAATCTCATTCAGGAAAGTGTGTTAGAACATTTCAGGACCCATCCTACCATCCGGGAACAGATTCCCGTTATGGAAAAAAAGGTTCTTAGTGGGGCCCTGTCCCCAGGACTAGCAGCAGACGTGTTgttgaaaacttttaaaagcagAGACTAA